TCGCGCTTCGACCTGATCCTCGGGATGGACCGGGCAAATGTGCGCGACCTCAAGGCACTGGCGCCGCAGGCCGCGCGAGACCGCGTCCATCTTTATCTGGATTTCGCCACGGGAAGGGCCGCGGACGTGCCGGATCCCTATTATGACGGCGCCGAGGCCTTCGCCTCGGTCTACCGCATGATCCGCGAGGCGTCGGAGGCGCTGGCGAAGCGGCTCGAGGCGAGCGTTTCGGCGACCAGCGGCCAGGCTTCCTCGACGATGTAAGGGCCGCCGCCAACCGAATCGCGCGACGACATCAGCACGAAGCGGCCGACACGGAAGGGCAACGCGGCGAAATTGCCGCGCGCCGAAAGATATTGCGCGACGTCGAGCGGGCTTGCGTTGCGCAGGCGCGCCAGCGTCACATGCGGCGAGAATTTGCGCGGGTCGGCCGGTAGGCCGAGCCGCTGGCAGATGCGGTCGATCTCGCCCTGCAGCGCCGTCAGGTCCGGCGAGGCGGACACGCCGGCCCACACCGCATGCGGCTTCTTGCCGCCAAAGGCGCCGACGCCCGAGAGCGTCATCTGGAATGAGGGGCGGTGAACCCTGTCGAGGGCGTTGGCGATCTCGTCGGCGACATGGCCTTCGACATCGCCGATGAAGCGCAGCGTCAGATGGTAGTTTTCGACGTCGATCCAGCGCGCCCCGGGCAGCCCGCCCCGGAGCAGGGACAAGGAGAGAGCGGCGTCACGCGGAATTTCGAGGGCGGTGAAAAGACGTGGCATGTGAAGCCTCCTGTCCTCGAATCGAAACTCTCGGCCCTAGCGAATCATCGATATCAGCGCGGGGCAAGCGGTTTGTTGTCCACAATGTTTCCCCAGCGGAAAGCGTGGCTTTTCGGTCTCATGACGCACCGCCATTCGCGGCAATGGCCTTCTCGACCACGGGAAGGATACGCTCGACCATGATGTCGACCCCCTTGGGGTTGGGATGCAGGCCGTCTTCCAGCTGCATGTCGGCGTGGCCGGCGACGCCGTCGAGGAAGAACGGATAGAGCGGGACGCCGTATTTCTCCGCAAGCCGCGGATAGATGGCGTCGAAGGCCTTCTGGTAGTCGGCGCCGAGATTGGGCGCGGCGCGCATGCCGGCGAGCAGTACCGGGATCTTGCGCTGCTTCAGCTTGCCGAGCATGGCGTCGAGGTTCTTCTCAGCGATGCCGGGTGAAAGGCCGCGCAGCATGTCGTTGGCGCCGAGCTCGAGGATCACCAGCCTTGTGCCGTCCGGCACCGACCAGTCGAGCCGCGCCAGGCCGCCGCTCGAGGTGTCGCCGGACACGCCGGCATTGGCCACGGCGACGTCGAGGCCCTTCGCCTTCAAGGCTGCCTGCAGCCTGTCGGTGAAACCCTGGCCAGGGCCGAGACTGTAGCCCGCCATCAGGCTGTCGCCGAAGCCGACGATGGTGAAGCTGGCGGCGCGCGCCGACGAAATGGCGCCGCAAAGGCCAAGGAAAAGGATGAGGGCTGCGAAAACGACGGGGGCTGCGGCAAAACGATGTTTGAATGCCATGCGGCGAGCCCCATATGACCGGAACAACCCAAGGAAGGAGACACGGGCCGTCTCCTTTTTCCACATATAGGGCGCTTTTATTGTGACAGAAGCCGTCATCGCGTTGAGGGACGTATCGCTGACGCTCGGCGAGGGCGCGTCCTCCGTCCATGTGCTGAAGGGCGTGAGCCTCGACGTCGCGGCCGGGCAAGCCACCGGCATTGTCGGCCCATCGGGCTCGGGCAAGTCGACGCTGCTGATGGTTCTTGCCGGCCTGGAAAGGGTCGATTCGGGCACGGTTCGGATCGCCGGCGAATTGCTCAACGGAAAAAGCGAGGATCAGATTGCTTCATTTCGAGGGCGAAACATCGGCATCGTATTCCAGTCCTTCCATCTCATCCCCAACATGACCGCGCTGGAGAATGTCGCGGTGCCGCTCGAGCTCGCCGGACATGGCGACCCGTTCGGGGTGGCCGCGCGCGAGCTCGCGGCGGTCGGCTTGAGCGACCGTGTGACGCATTATCCGGGCGAGCTTTCCGGCGGCGAGCAGCAGCGCGTGGCGATCGCCCGGGCGCTGGCGCCGTCGCCGCGCATCCTCATCGCCGACGAGCCGACCGGCAATCTCGACCAGGCGACGGGAAAGCAGATTGCCGATCTTCTCTTCGCCAAGGCGGCAGAACGCGGCATGACGCTGGTGCTGGTCACGCATGACCCGGCGCTTGCCGCGCGCTGCGCGCGCCAGGTGTCGATGCGCTCGGGGCGGATCGAGGACGCTGCTCAGCTTAAAGTGACGGCATAATCGCATGGCGGAGACCCCCTCATCCGGGCCTTCGGGCCCCCTTCTCCCCGAGGGGAGAAGAGATCGCCGGGGCCGGCACCTCCCTCTTCTCCCCACCGGGGAGAAGGTGGCCGCGAAGCGGCCGGATGAGGGGGCCTGGCTCCGGACATTGAAGCTCGCCATCCGCTTCTCGCTGCGCGAGATGCGCGGCGGCCTGTCCGGCTTCATGATATTCCTTGCCTGCATCGCGCTCGGCGTCGCGGCGATCGGCGGCGTCAATTCGGTGGCGCAGGCGATCAGTGCCGGCGTCGCCAACCAGGGCCAGACGCTGCTTGGCGGCGATCTGCGCTTTCAGGTCAACCAGCGCAGCGCTTCGAATGCCGAGCTCGGCTTCATCCGCAGCCTCGGCGCGGTTTCGCAGACCTCCGGCATGCGCTCGATGGCGCGGCTGGAAGATGGCTCCGACCAGGCGCTGGTCGAGGCCAAGGCCGTCGACGACGCCTATCCGCTCTACGGCGCGCTGGTGACTGATCCGGCGCTGCCTAAGGAGCAATTGTTCGGCGAAAGGTCCGGCGTGTTTGGCGCCGCCGCGCCAGACCTTTTGTTCGAGCGGCTCAATCTTCACGTCGGCGACCGGCTGAAGCTCGGCAGCGCCGTTTTTGAGCTGCGGGCGAGGCTGGTCAGCGAGCCGGACGCGGTGTCGGACGGTTTCGGCTTCGCGCCGCGGCTGATGATGTCGCGCGGGGGCCTCGCCGCATCCGGTCTGGTGCAGCCGGGCAGCCTGGTCGAGAACGCCTATAAGGTGAGGCTGCCGGAGGGGACTTCCGAGGCGCGGATCAAGGATATCCAGGCTCAAGCCGCGAAGGATTTCCCGCAGGCCGGCTGGTCGATCCGCACGCGCAGCAACGCGGCGCCGGCGCTGTCGTCCAATATCGAGCGGTTTTCGCAATTCCTGACCCTGGTCGGGCTGACAGCGCTGGTGGTTGGCGGCGTCGGCGTGGCGAATGCCGTGCGCGCCTATCTCGACGGCAAGCGCGGCGTCATCGCCACCTTCAAGAGCCTGGGCGCCTCGGGCGGCTTCGTCTTCACCGTCTATCTCGTGCAGATCCTGTTGATCGCCGGCCTCGGCATCGTGCTCGGGCTGATCCTCGGCGCCGCAATGCCGTTCGTGGCGAGCGCGCTGTTGCAATCGGTTATCCCGGTGCCGGCGCAAGGCGGCTTCTATCCAGGCGCGCTGGCCATGGCGGCGCTGTTTGGCCTGCTGGTGACACTGGCCTTCGCGCTCCTGCCGCTCGGCCGCGC
This region of Mesorhizobium sp. M2A.F.Ca.ET.046.03.2.1 genomic DNA includes:
- the thpR gene encoding RNA 2',3'-cyclic phosphodiesterase, which encodes MPRLFTALEIPRDAALSLSLLRGGLPGARWIDVENYHLTLRFIGDVEGHVADEIANALDRVHRPSFQMTLSGVGAFGGKKPHAVWAGVSASPDLTALQGEIDRICQRLGLPADPRKFSPHVTLARLRNASPLDVAQYLSARGNFAALPFRVGRFVLMSSRDSVGGGPYIVEEAWPLVAETLASSRFASASDASRIMR
- a CDS encoding arylesterase, which encodes MAFKHRFAAAPVVFAALILFLGLCGAISSARAASFTIVGFGDSLMAGYSLGPGQGFTDRLQAALKAKGLDVAVANAGVSGDTSSGGLARLDWSVPDGTRLVILELGANDMLRGLSPGIAEKNLDAMLGKLKQRKIPVLLAGMRAAPNLGADYQKAFDAIYPRLAEKYGVPLYPFFLDGVAGHADMQLEDGLHPNPKGVDIMVERILPVVEKAIAANGGAS
- a CDS encoding ABC transporter ATP-binding protein is translated as MTEAVIALRDVSLTLGEGASSVHVLKGVSLDVAAGQATGIVGPSGSGKSTLLMVLAGLERVDSGTVRIAGELLNGKSEDQIASFRGRNIGIVFQSFHLIPNMTALENVAVPLELAGHGDPFGVAARELAAVGLSDRVTHYPGELSGGEQQRVAIARALAPSPRILIADEPTGNLDQATGKQIADLLFAKAAERGMTLVLVTHDPALAARCARQVSMRSGRIEDAAQLKVTA